The following proteins come from a genomic window of Diceros bicornis minor isolate mBicDic1 chromosome 4, mDicBic1.mat.cur, whole genome shotgun sequence:
- the LOC131402886 gene encoding small proline-rich protein 2E, with amino-acid sequence MSYQQQQCKQPCQPPPVFPPKCPEPCPPPKCPEPCPPPKCPEPCPPQQCQQKCPPVQPPPPCQQKCPPKSK; translated from the coding sequence ATGTCTTATCAACAGCAGCAGTGTAAGCAGCCCTGCCAGCCACCTCCTGTGTTTCCACCTAAGTGCCCAGAGCCATGCCCACCGCCAAAGTGCCCCGAGCCGTGCCCACCCCCAAAGTGCCCCGAGCCGTGCCCACCTCAGCAGTGCCAGCAGAAATGCCCTCCTGTGCAACCCCCTCCACCATGCCAGCAGAAGTGCCCACCCAAGAGCAAGTGA
- the LOC131402897 gene encoding small proline-rich protein 2E-like has translation MSYQQQQCKQPCQPPPVFPPKCPEPCPPPKCPEPCPPPKCPEPCPPQQCQQKCPPVQPPPPRQQKCPPKSK, from the coding sequence ATGTCTTATCAACAGCAGCAGTGTAAGCAGCCCTGCCAGCCACCTCCTGTGTTTCCACCTAAGTGCCCAGAGCCATGCCCACCGCCAAAGTGCCCCGAGCCGTGCCCACCCCCAAAGTGCCCCGAGCCGTGCCCACCTCAGCAGTGCCAGCAGAAATGCCCTCCTGTGCAACCCCCTCCACCACGCCAGCAGAAGTGCCCACCCAAGAGCAAGTGA